The Octopus sinensis unplaced genomic scaffold, ASM634580v1 Contig14924, whole genome shotgun sequence nucleotide sequence tgtgtgtgtgtgtgtggtatgttcgAATTGAAACGTATTTTCACGCTTTTGCTGCTCTATGACTGTATTCATTTAACGTATGTATGCACGTCACAGTGAttagtgaatatgtgtgtgtgtgtgtgtgtgtgtgtgtgtgtgtgtgtgtgtgtgtgtgtgtgtgtgtgtgtgtgtgtgtgtatgtgtgtgcgtttacatatctataagtctgtgtgtataagtgtcatatatgtgtttatgctgTGAACATCCAAATACCTGCTCCGCAATGTCTCGAGTGTTGAAATGtccatcaataaaataaatgtgtttgTTGCTGGTCACACGATCCTCCGGTACTCCGAGTCCCTGCTTGGACGATGGAACAGATGTGTTTGATCCTGGAATCTGTCAATGCTGTAATGACTGTCCATTGACCATTTGACCGGTTGGCATGGTTAGTCTTTATCATTCGGGCATGCGAAACAATGCCTGATATACGAAAACCCTTTTGCTGATTGTACGTAAATACGGCTGAGCCGGAATGACCACTGCCAGCTCCGCAAACTCTTGTAATGAGATTATGATTCATGAATAATCTTCCGGTTTCCCATGGACATGTGTTAATCGAGAACTTCAGTTCCTGTTTAAATGTAAACCCCATATAATACATATCAAATGCCATAGTGTTCCTGTCCGGAGCCTTCAGTTTCATAAACTCTCTGCGTCCAGTTACTTCTACGGCCAATTCTAAAACAGCGTAATCGTTTACATATCGTTCAGTGTCCACCAAGTTGTCAACTAGTAACCAACCTTTTGGTACCGTAATGCGTTTGACATAGTGGATTCTTCGGCTTAATATCGTCTCTTGAATTATCACTTGTAGATTTGTGAAACTTGTTCTGCCATTGTGAACACAATGGGCGGCAGTTAGAACAAACTGTGCAGAAAGAAGTGTCCCAGAACAACCGGAAGAAAGGATCACAACATTTTTACCAAAGTCCCTCAAAGGATATAACAACCTTGCAGAAATACAAGAATATCTTTTATGCTGGTTTCTCTTATCAGGGATTCTTTTATGCCAAGTGGAGCCATTCCGTTTTTTATGAATTGACAAAGGTGTTTCT carries:
- the LOC115230209 gene encoding serine protease 23-like; this encodes MTSPFVKFMSRMLLTPERTYFYMFLCTLIGFMSATNLYDNNYETIISELSHELLSSENNLLVDVSKVLFTISSLNSNFPLINNQPYQSYLSIIRSYFHFRKSLRKEETPLSIHKKRNGSTWHKRIPDKRNQHKRYSCISARLLYPLRDFGKNVVILSSGCSGTLLSAQFVLTAAHCVHNGRTSFTNLQVIIQETILSRRIHYVKRITVPKGWLLVDNLVDTERYVNDYAVLELAVEVTGRREFMKLKAPDRNTMAFDMYYMGFTFKQELKFSINTCPWETGRLFMNHNLITRVCGAGSGHSGSAVFTYNQQKGFRISGIVSHARMIKTNHANRSNGQWTVITALTDSRIKHICSIVQAGTRSTGGSCDQQQTHLFY